CCGGAGCCTTGCGCTCGACGGGAAGGAACTGGTCCGTCTTGATGTCGCCCTTGCCGTCGAGCGGCAACCCGATGGGGTTGATGACGCGCCCGAGGACCGCGTCGCCGACGGGAACCTCGACGATGCGCCCGGTCCGCTTGACCGTGTCGGCTTCCTTGACGAGCTGGCTGTCGCCGAAGAGCACGCACCCGACGTTGTCGTCTTCGAGGTTCAGCGCCATTCCCATGACGTCGTTCGGGAACGACAGCAGCTCGCCTGCCATGACGTTCTGGAGACCGTGAACACGGGCGACGCCGTCGCCGACCTGGAGGACGGTTCCCGCGTCGTAGACGTCGACTTCCTTCTGGAACTGCTGAAGCGACTGCCTCAGGATTCGGGAGATTTCGTCAGGTCGGACCTGCTGTGCCATCTGGACTCATTCCTCTTCCAAACGCTGAACGGACATCCTTGGGCTGCTGCGCGTCGAGCCCTACCCCTCGATCAGGCGTTCGCGCACCCTCGCCAACTGCCCCGTCAGCGAGGCGTCGACGACGGTGTCCGCGAGCTGAGCCACGAAACCTGCCTGTAGCGACGGGTCCACGTGCGTAACGAGTTCGACGGTCGTGCCGCGCATGCGCGAGAGAGCCGCCGCCAGTGCCTGTGACTGCGCCTCGGTGAGCGGCACGGCGCTTCGGACGACTGCCTTCTCGACCCCGGACCGTTCGTCGAGTTGTCGAAGCGCCTCTTCGACGGTCGGCTGAAGGTCGCGCTCACGCCGGCGATCGACCATCAGCAGCAGAAAGCTGACGAAGAGAGGATGATACTGGTCGGCGAATAGCTGGTCGAATACGGCTCGCTTCGTCGCCGGGGGGATCAGCGAATCGGCGACGTAGGCGCGCAGTTCCTCGGCGCCCTCAAACGCGCCCAACAAACTGGCGGCGGCTTCGCGGACCTCGGCGACTGTGTCCGCCTCGACGGCGGCGAGCACCAGCGCCTTGGCATATCGACGAGCGATGCGCAGGTTATGCACGGGCGTGCCTCAACGAGCCGCTGGCGCTAACGCGCCTCCACAGCCCGCTCTGGAATCCGTTCGATGAAGTCGTTCACAAGCCGGCGATGCCGGTCATCGTTCAGGTCTTCGCTGAGAATCGTGCTCGCCGCCTGGATGGCGAGGTCCGCGACTTCCGTGCGAATCTGCCGGACCGCCGCCGCCGTTTCTCGTTCGATGGTCTCTCTCGCGCGTTCGAGCTCCGCTTCCGCTCCGGCGTGCGCCTTGGCGAGGATGTCGTCGCGGATGCGCGCGGCTTCCTCGACGGTCGCGTTCAGGCGCTGCATCGCCTCGCGTTCCGCGTCGATGAGGCGGCGCTGAGCTTCGGCGTTGCGCCGGTCGAGCTCCGCCTGATCCTCTTCGAGCTTCCGCAGGCGTGCGGCGATGTCGTCACGGCGCTTGTCCAGCAGCCCCCCGACACGGCGGAAGACCGCGAACCACAGGATGACGAACATGACGAGGAACCCGACGACCTGCGCCAGGATGATCTTCGGGTCCAGATGGAGTTGCGCGGCGACGCCACCGCCACCCTCAGCGCCATGGGCGGCTTCCTCGGCAAAGGAAACCCACGCCATCGCCGTCATCGCCACGGTCATTGCCCCAAGGGCATATCGTCGTATCGCGCCGGTGAGTCTTAGCATGTCGTCTGCCGGTCCCTAGCGTGCGCGGGATGAGAGGGGAACCTCCCATCCCGCCAGCGATTCACCGTCGAACTAGTGGGCGCCCATGTCCATCGCCGGAGCCGTGGGCGCAGCCGCCGGCAGCGAAGCCGGAGCCTCGACCTTCTGCTGCGCCTTCGTGACGTCGATCACTTCCTGAGGCGTCAGTTGCGGCAGCTTGCCCTGAACGACGAACGCCAGAACGAACGAAAGCAGAATGAACAGCTCGATGAACGCGAGACCGATGAGCATGGCGGTCTGGATCGCGGGAGCCGCCTCGGGCTGGCGAGACATCCCCTCAAGCCCCTGCGCGATCACCTTGCCTTGTGCCGTCGCGGCGGCGAGGATCGCGACCGGCAATCCGAAACCCACCGCGAGCGCGAGCGCTGCCAAATAGAGCATAGTGTCAGGCTCCAATCACCATCGTGAGTGTCTGTGAGGAACGCGAAGAACGTCCTCGTGTCAGGGTGAGCCGATGCTCACCGAACCGCAGCCGTCAGTGCGCCGCATGCGCCTGGGCGGCATGGTCGCCGTGCTCATGATCCCCATGGCTGTGGGCGTGTTCCAGGAACTGCCCGATGTAGACCGCCGTGAGGATCGAGAAGATGAAGGCTTGGATCAGACTCGCCAGCAAACCGATGAACAGAACCGGAAGCTGAACCGGGATGTAGAAGACCTGCGTCGCCAGAACGAACAGCGCGCCCAGCACGACCTCTTTGGCGTAGATGTTCGCAAACAGACGGAGCGAGAGCGAAACCACGCGCGCGCCCTGCGTGATCGCCTCGATGGGGAACATCAGGATGCCCAGCCAGACCGGGCGACCCCACAGGTGCATGAAATAGCCCCAGGGGCCCAGCTCCTTGATGGCGATGAACTGGACGAGCACGATGGATACGACCGCCAGAGCAATCGTCGTGTTCAACTCGGCGGTCGGAGCCTGGAACGCCGGGACGAAGCCGGATAAGTTCGCAACGAGGATGAAGACGAAGAACGACTCGATGAGTGGTAGGTACTTCCGCCCAGCGGGCCCCAGCACCGGCGAAAACTGCTTGTCGAGCCCGTCCACGAGCCACTCGATGAAGTTCTGCGAACGCGTCACCGGCAGCGGGTTCAGCCTGCGGGCGAGCCACAGCATCGTCAGGATGATGACCACCAGGACGAGGATCGTGTTCGGAATGACGTCCAACTCGCCCCAGTTCGCCCGCGCGTAAAGCGCACGACGCCACGATTCCGGCAGGAGCGGCGCGAGGAAGGAGTTGTGCCCTTCGGTTGCAGCGCTCGCGGCGAACGGAATCGACAGGAATGCGCCGATCCAGGCGCTCACGCGGAACGCACGTCTCGCACACGCACGAGGGGGTCTTGGATGGTCAGTCATTGCGATCCGATGGTGGACGGGATGTTTGGAGCTTTCTGCCAACCTGTGACCAGATCAGGCTGAGAACCGCTCCGAAGTAGACAACGCACAGACCCAACGCGAACGACTCGAGCCGAAGCCAGCCTCTCCGATACAGGACGTAGATCCCACTGCCGACGACCGCGTACTT
This window of the Candidatus Poribacteria bacterium genome carries:
- the atpH gene encoding ATP synthase F1 subunit delta codes for the protein MHNLRIARRYAKALVLAAVEADTVAEVREAAASLLGAFEGAEELRAYVADSLIPPATKRAVFDQLFADQYHPLFVSFLLLMVDRRRERDLQPTVEEALRQLDERSGVEKAVVRSAVPLTEAQSQALAAALSRMRGTTVELVTHVDPSLQAGFVAQLADTVVDASLTGQLARVRERLIEG
- the atpF gene encoding F0F1 ATP synthase subunit B, with product MLRLTGAIRRYALGAMTVAMTAMAWVSFAEEAAHGAEGGGGVAAQLHLDPKIILAQVVGFLVMFVILWFAVFRRVGGLLDKRRDDIAARLRKLEEDQAELDRRNAEAQRRLIDAEREAMQRLNATVEEAARIRDDILAKAHAGAEAELERARETIERETAAAVRQIRTEVADLAIQAASTILSEDLNDDRHRRLVNDFIERIPERAVEAR
- a CDS encoding ATP synthase F0 subunit C, which encodes MLYLAALALAVGFGLPVAILAAATAQGKVIAQGLEGMSRQPEAAPAIQTAMLIGLAFIELFILLSFVLAFVVQGKLPQLTPQEVIDVTKAQQKVEAPASLPAAAPTAPAMDMGAH
- the atpB gene encoding F0F1 ATP synthase subunit A — translated: MTDHPRPPRACARRAFRVSAWIGAFLSIPFAASAATEGHNSFLAPLLPESWRRALYARANWGELDVIPNTILVLVVIILTMLWLARRLNPLPVTRSQNFIEWLVDGLDKQFSPVLGPAGRKYLPLIESFFVFILVANLSGFVPAFQAPTAELNTTIALAVVSIVLVQFIAIKELGPWGYFMHLWGRPVWLGILMFPIEAITQGARVVSLSLRLFANIYAKEVVLGALFVLATQVFYIPVQLPVLFIGLLASLIQAFIFSILTAVYIGQFLEHAHSHGDHEHGDHAAQAHAAH